The genomic stretch GATGTTTTAACCTACACTGCTAAATATTtagtttcggtttgaaagggGAAAATGGGTGTCAGTGAGCCAGTATTGACGTTGTAAGTTTTGCCCAGCTTTGCCCAgctcgttttttaaaaaaatgacggCACGAATGTCAGAGTTTCAATCTATCCATCCTCGTCCTCGGAGGTACGAAATTTAACTAAAGAAATATCCTTTTCGATTTATTCCAGACCGAGGAGGTCCGATCGCTCCCACGGCACGAACAAGCCTGTTGAtaccatttttgtttttttttatgtgtgaagtattgctgttggctccactggcctttacagcgtcaccggtctttcggtcgagaactaatgtcccctgccctgaggttgagcccGGGGCtctagtttaaatttaaagttcgtcctgagggtgtctcctatgagattgtacctcggctcagaacgaagtcgGTGGGGTGTCGTTATCGGCGCGCGCTCggccttttataacaaaaatgggTGGGTAGCACTATTAACTCAATATAACACCTATTTATGgatgttaaaatatttcagactaatttattcatacattaaaattcgctaaataatattattttaataatcaaaccgttttcaatcattaaaataattgcttctggacatgtttttcttaaatatgtgGTTTCCCGCCGACATATACAACATTTATAAcggaaaataaattttcttgtaCGTTGTAAACTGAAATAGGTAAGGAATTCTAGtcagaaaaaaaagtattggtaagcttgtatttattatataaataatattttttatatttctttaatcaaGGCTATTGAAGATatgtatctttactatattaaataaattaataatttaaacttagctaaaactaaacatttttttttattatctttgtacTTGGCAAACGTATTGCATCTTACAgcctaaaattataaatggaatatatataaaaacgctATACAGAAAAACTACACAGATTATACTAATatctagtatatattatgaagGTGAATAAAACAACCGGTACAATcgtaaaatatgtttgaaaattattatttattacttataaatcgataaataatacaatacgaGCAGATGgacgtattaaataaatacaaattaacacCAGATGTGACAAGCATTGGTTGCATCGATGCTACTAAGAGTATATTGTACATAAAATCCTTCCCTCCAATCGGACGTTAATTCCAAAAGCAATTTTACCggaaatcttaaattaaattgtatctaAGATTACAATTTTCGATCAATCCGACTGAGGGACACACATTTTCTTTACAAACCAGCAACGATCGCAGCCGGGTCCTCCACACCTTCCTTGATCTTCCTGAGGAACATGACAGCTTCACGGCCGTCGATCAATCTGTGGTCGTACGTCAGCGCTATGTACATCATTGGCCTGACAACCACCTGACCATTAACCGCGATCGGCCTCTCGAATATACCGTGCATACCCAGGATGGCCGATTGTGGGGGATTTACAATGGGGGTACCCATTAACGAACCGAAAACACCTCCATTACTTATCGTGAAGGTACCACCGTCCATCTCCTCGATGGTTAGTTTGCCTTTCCTCGCCTTCTCAGCTAAGTCCGCGATCGTAAGCTCGATGTCAGCGTAAGTCATGTTGTGGACGTTCCTCACGACTGGCACGACCAGACCCTTCGGCGTCGCGACCGCTACTGAGATGTCTACGTAGTCGCGGTATACTATCTCGGTTCCATCGATGACGGCGTTGACGACGGGCTGGTCCATAAGAGCGTTGGCGGAGGCCTTCACGAACGGCGACATCAAACCCAGTTTAACGCCGAACTTCTTGGTGAAAGCGTCGAGATACTTCTTCCTGAATGCCATGATGTTCGACATGTCGATTTCGTTGAACGTCGTCAACAGCGCGTTCGTGTTTTGTGCGTCTTTTAGACGTTCAGCGATACGTTGCCGCATGCGGTTCATCTTCACGCGCTGTTCGCTGCGGGTGCCGACGATTTCTTTGCTGTAATCCGCTGGCGGTACTTTCACGGAGGCGGTTTCGATAGCCTGCGCGTGGCGGATAGCTGCGACAGGGATAGAGGAGATTGGTGCAGCCGGTGGGGGCGCTGCCGGTTTTGGAGGTGCTTGTGGTGGTGGGGGTGGGGCGGCTGCTGGTGGTGGCGGTGGAGGAGGCGCCGCAGCTGCCGGTGGTGGTGGTGGGGGTGGAGCTTCTGCTTTAGGTGGCTCAGGAGCTGGCGCAGCGGCCGCCTTCTTAGGGGCTGCCCCAGTGATTTCTAGCCTGAACAATTTCTGTCCAGCTTTGACGGTCTCGCCGTCTTTTACGTAGAACTCCTTGATGATACCATTGTCTGGTGCCATGACGGGTATCGCCGTTTTGTCGGTCTCGATTTCGAGGACCACCTCGTCGGCGGCCACGGCATCGCCTACTTTCTTATCGAGCTTCACGTCACCTTCGGAGACGGAATCAGGGAAACTTGGGGTAAGAACATCTTGCTCGGCGAAGAGTGGGTTCGTGAAGTGAATGGAGGCGACCTGATTGTGAGCGGCTAGGATCCTGGGTTTGAGAATGCGGGTCCCCTGCACTGTTCCGCATATCTTGGGCACCTCGGACGACCGGAACCGGACTCCCTGGCCCTGTCTCCGGTATATAGTCTGAAGATGCTTCGAGCAGCGTcgcaacatttttatttgatcaCTCTTTTACCCTGGAAATAAGATAacgaacattttaattaaaaatacctcTCTGCATACACAATAATAAGATCATAACACGCGCAAAGCGGCTTTaccgaataaaataataaatgagtgTAAAATCCAAAACTAATAATTCTGATAGCTTATAGATTTGGCAGTTTTGTAAAGAAAGGTCGCTGTTTTGGAGCGATTTAAtgaatacacaaatatttaaagtagGTTATATACCACAAGCAGTCATAGCAAAGTGCCCAAAGTTTGTCCTAAGCACAGACTTGACGTATTACTAAGTTAGGGTTTGGCTTGGGTTATCGGGTTAATGAGAAAGTTGctgtaattaatttgatattaatttattatgaagttcGAGTATTGCTGGGGTATAACGTTACCCCAGCAATACTCGAACTTCACTACTTTTGTaggtgtaaaaatataaaacgttcaGTTTTCCTATCTAATGAACATGCTGTATCTATTCATTCTAAATTAGTGGACAATCTTTTGGAGTTTTTAATCTGACACATGCAATTTATGTAGAATGTTTCCAAGAAGCCtgaaacatattctaccaaAACTAAAACCCCTTAATGCAAAAACTCTAGACTTTAAATTTGGATTTTACTCAGATCATCATCAGAGACTAAGAAATTCTAAAATTTGGGTATAATTTGACACTAATTTCTTAgacatgatataaaataaatagctatATAGTATTAAGATCATATATCGAATACGGTCAACGCTTATCGCCTATACTAGCTGCTCGTCCTTATTTCGTccaaggaaaataaaaattgaaatacgtTTAAACTTCAGACAACTAAGAATTTCATGAAAAATTTCAGCTAACTATCTGACGACTATGTCCTAAAACGAGCGCGAAATAGCGGGTCActtgcataaaataataagcGTTATTTATGACTTTTACACATAAAATCAGCAAGGCAAAGCAAATTATTATGCAGTTCAGTTCTTTTTAAaagcaaacataaataaatcattattattataagctttTCATTTTAAGACTTTAAACGAATCGCCGACCGGTATAGTGATAACATCATTCCAATTTATCTTTCGTACAAAAACCTGAGAAATTTTTAAGTATTCTCAtgatcatataaatattgtaaatacgaGACTATCAGTCTATCTGTATGGAATCTTATCATGAGTATACAAGggacagtaaaaaaatatacgtagtTTGCTACATACATTCAGGATTTGAGGAAAGGCAAAAACACCAATTGGtctcatttttatattagtgtTAAGTAGGCGGACTATCAAATGGGCTATCAAATCGCTAGTGCCTATATAACGCTCAAagatgttgtaaaaaaaataacattcctAAAACAAAATGCAGTAAGTTACACGATCGACCCTAACCCATAAGCCCTTGTTATACCCACAACTAACACAaatgataagcttaaaaggaggggtaaataggaattagcattcataaattaatttggaGCTTTGCT from Vanessa cardui chromosome 28, ilVanCard2.1, whole genome shotgun sequence encodes the following:
- the LOC124541452 gene encoding dihydrolipoyllysine-residue succinyltransferase component of 2-oxoglutarate dehydrogenase complex, mitochondrial-like; the protein is MLRRCSKHLQTIYRRQGQGVRFRSSEVPKICGTVQGTRILKPRILAAHNQVASIHFTNPLFAEQDVLTPSFPDSVSEGDVKLDKKVGDAVAADEVVLEIETDKTAIPVMAPDNGIIKEFYVKDGETVKAGQKLFRLEITGAAPKKAAAAPAPEPPKAEAPPPPPPPAAAAPPPPPPPAAAPPPPPQAPPKPAAPPPAAPISSIPVAAIRHAQAIETASVKVPPADYSKEIVGTRSEQRVKMNRMRQRIAERLKDAQNTNALLTTFNEIDMSNIMAFRKKYLDAFTKKFGVKLGLMSPFVKASANALMDQPVVNAVIDGTEIVYRDYVDISVAVATPKGLVVPVVRNVHNMTYADIELTIADLAEKARKGKLTIEEMDGGTFTISNGGVFGSLMGTPIVNPPQSAILGMHGIFERPIAVNGQVVVRPMMYIALTYDHRLIDGREAVMFLRKIKEGVEDPAAIVAGL